The Hymenobacter oligotrophus genome segment GATGGGCTTCTCCACCACGGCCCGAATCGAGAGGGCAGCACCGCCGCGGGCGTCGCCGTCGAGCTTGGTGAGCACCACGCCATCGAAGTTGATGCGCTCGTTGAACGACTTAGCCGTGTTCACAGCGTCCTGGCCGGTCATCGAGTCCACCACGAACAAGGTTTCGCTCGGGTTGATGGCGCGCTTCACCTGCTCGATTTCGCGCATCATCTCCTCATCCACGGCCAAACGACCGGCGGTGTCGATGATGACTACTTTCTTGTTGTTCTGCTTGGCGTGCTGAATGGCGTTCTGGGCAATCTGCACGGGGTTTTTGTTCTCCACCTCGGAGTACACCTCCACGCCGATTTGCTCGCCGAGCACTTTCAGCTGGTCGATAGCAGCCGGGCGGTACACGTCGGCGGCCACCAGCAGCACCGTGCGGTTTTGCTTTTTGATGAACGAGGCGAGCTTGCCGGCGAAGGTGGTTTTGCCCGAACCCTGCAAACCCGACAGCAGCACCACGGCCGGGTCGCCTTTGATGACGATGTCCTGCTTCTCACCGCCCATCAGTTCGGTGAGTTCGTCGTACACAATCTTCACCATGAGCTGGCCCGGCGATACTGCGGTGAGTACCTCGCGGCCCATGGCCTCGTCCTTGATCTTGTCGGTGACTTCCTTGGCCACCTTATAGTTTACGTCGGCATCAACCAGCGCGCGGCGGATTTCCTTAACGGTCGAGGCAACGTTGATTTCGGTGATGCTGCCTTGGCCCTTCAGGGTTTTGAAGGCGCGGTCGAGCTTGGTAGATAAATTATCAAACATGGGTTGTGCGTCGCAAAAGAATGCTTCGGGCAGAAGGCCTGACGCCGGCAGCAGCGCCCCTCGCGGGGCACCCGCCTAGCAGGCACCAAGCACAAAAATAGCCACAAAACCATGAATGCCGGTTCGGTGGTATACATTCGCGTTTCCCGAACACCAAAAAGTGCCTTGCCGTGCCCGCGCCGCTTCGTTTGCTGGTCGTTACCTACTACTGGCCCCCATCGGGCGGGGCAGGCGTGCAACGTTGCTTAAAGTGGGTAAAGCACCTGCCCGAAATGGGCGTGGAGCCCACGGTAATAACCGTTGACCCGGCCGTGGCGGCCTACCCCGTGCTCGACCCTTCGCTGGAAGCCGATGTGCCGGCCGGCGTGCGCGTGCTGCGCACCAGCACCATCGAGCCTTTTGGGGCGTATCAAAAACTTACGAACCGGCCCATTCCGCACGGTGGCTTTGCCAACGAAGGCCGCCCCTCGCTGGCGCAGCGCGTTGCCCGGTTTGTGCGCGGCAATTTGTTTCTGCCCGATCCGCGCCGCGGCTGGAACCGGTTTGTGCTGCGCCAAGTGGACGAGTTGCTGGAAGCCGGGGAGCGGTTCGATGCCGTGCTTACCTCGTCGCCGCCGCACTCCACGCAGCTGATCGGGCTGGAGCTGAAGCGCCGCTACGGCCTGCGTTGGTTGGCCGACATGCGCGACCCCTGGACGGATATTTACTA includes the following:
- the ffh gene encoding signal recognition particle protein: MFDNLSTKLDRAFKTLKGQGSITEINVASTVKEIRRALVDADVNYKVAKEVTDKIKDEAMGREVLTAVSPGQLMVKIVYDELTELMGGEKQDIVIKGDPAVVLLSGLQGSGKTTFAGKLASFIKKQNRTVLLVAADVYRPAAIDQLKVLGEQIGVEVYSEVENKNPVQIAQNAIQHAKQNNKKVVIIDTAGRLAVDEEMMREIEQVKRAINPSETLFVVDSMTGQDAVNTAKSFNERINFDGVVLTKLDGDARGGAALSIRAVVEKPIKFISTGEKMEALDLFYPDRMAQRILGMGDVISLVERAQQQFDEEEAKRINQKIRKNQFNFDDFLSQLEQIKKMGNLKDLVGMIPGMGKAMKDVEIDDDAFKPIEAIIRSMTPQERANPDIMNGSRRKRIAAGSGQGIQQVNNLMKQFDEMRKMMRTMNKMSQSKGGMLQMARMMGMRR